Genomic DNA from Niabella ginsenosidivorans:
GGTCAGCCTGCCGTTAGATTTCCAATTTAACGGAACTCAACGCTTTTTATTCCAGGACTTTAGTTACACATATAGAACTACTTATTTACCTGTAATGGCCGGCAACAGAACTTTCTATGTATACAACCGCGGAGAAAAGGATAGTCTTTTTGCCAAAAACCTCAGCTTTGAGGTTCGTAAAAGATATTCCATATTCATTGTAGACACTTTACGCAAAATGGATGCGGTACTGGTGCGCGACAGCGTGATGTATCCAACCGGGGACTCTGTATACCTGCGCTTTGCTAATATGAGCCCTGATGCAGGTGCCCTGGATCTTTATATTCAGGGAAATAATACCCCCATTGCCACAAAAGTTCCTTACAAGGGCGTAAGCCTGTTCAAAAGCCAAAAGTCGGCAGGCAACGTGGTCTTTGAGGTGCGGCCAACGGGTTCTACCCATGTGCTGGCCACATCCGATGAAGGCGAGAATTTATATACCGGAAATCAATATACAATCTGGACAAGTGGTTTTAAATCAATGAATACTACTAACGGGAAGCTTATCGTAAAAAAAATAAGGCATTATTAGTATATCCCATAATCAGCATCAGCCACTATTGTCTTCCCGATAGCTGGCTGATTTTTGCTATATTTAAAACGAAGTTTAAAATTAAAAAGACTTTTGGGAATACACGATGCTGAGCTTGAAGGGATACTGAAGCAATGCAAACAGGATTCAGTATTACATAAAGAGGCGCTTTATAAAGGCTATTATGGCTTTATAAAAAGCGTAGTGAAGCGTTATGTAAATGATTATCATGTAACTGAAGAACTGATCAATGATTCGTTCATTAAAATATTTAACAACCTGGGCACTTTTAAAGCGCCCGACACTTCAGCGGATGT
This window encodes:
- a CDS encoding DUF4397 domain-containing protein — encoded protein: MKTKYLVSYFLLLLVSISFTSCLKDHDKYWDNPDLQNSAAVSVVNGAPVSLPLDFQFNGTQRFLFQDFSYTYRTTYLPVMAGNRTFYVYNRGEKDSLFAKNLSFEVRKRYSIFIVDTLRKMDAVLVRDSVMYPTGDSVYLRFANMSPDAGALDLYIQGNNTPIATKVPYKGVSLFKSQKSAGNVVFEVRPTGSTHVLATSDEGENLYTGNQYTIWTSGFKSMNTTNGKLIVKKIRHY